The nucleotide window GAAGTTGACGGTGTAACCCACGGACTGGATCTTGTAGCCGCGGTCCTTGATCTGCTGGTCCAGGAAAGGTTTGTGCTGGTAGCTGTTGGCGTCCAGGTCACCGGCGGCCAAAGCGGCGTTGGGCTGGATGTAGTCGCTGAACTCGACAATCTGGATCTTCAGGCCGTCTTTCTCGGCGATCTTTTTCACCTGTTCAAAAATCTGCGCGTGGGGGCCGGCGGTCACGCCGATCTTCAGCGGCTTGTCCTGGGCCATGGCGGGTGCCAGTGCGGCGGACAACACCACGGCGGCGATGGATTGCAATGCGAAACGTTTGTTCATTGGGAACTCCTTGTTGAAGAAAGATTGAATTGGAATTAGCGGTGGCTCAGATGGCGCACCAGGCGGTCGCCCGCGCTTTGCACCGCCTGGACAAACACGATGAGCAGCAGCACCACGGCCGCCATCACCTCGGGCAGAAAACGCTGGTAGCCGTAACGGATACCCAGGTCACCCAGACCGCCGCCGCCAATGGCGCCGGCCATGGCCGAGTACCCGGTGAGACTCACAAAGGTGACGGTCAGCGCCGCCACGATGCCCGGCAGTGCCTCGGGCAACAACACCTTGCCGACGATCTGCGAGGTGGTGGCACCCATGGCCTGGGCCGCTTCCACCAGGCCGTTGTCGACCTCGCGCAGCGCGGTCTCCACCAGCCGCGCCACAAACGGGCCGGCGGCCAGCGTGAGTGGCACCACGGCCGCAGCCGTGCCGATGGACGAACCCGTGATGAACCGTGTGAACGGAATCACTGCGACCAGCAGGATGATGAAAGGTGTGGAGCGCACCGCGTTGATCACGACGCCGACCACGCGGTTGGCCGCATGGTTCTGCAGCACACCGCCGGTGTCGGTCAGGCGCAGGTACACGCCCAGCGGAACGCCGATGGCGGCGCCCAGCGTGCCCGAGATGCCCACCATCACCAGCGTTTCCCAAAACGACTGGACAAACATTTCCAGCAGCGCCTGGCTGAAGGTTTCAAACATGGGACACCTCCTGCACCAGCACACCGGCCTGGCGCAGGTGCGCCACGGTGGATGCCAGTTGATCCTGCGCACCGCGTGCCAGCACGGCCAGCGTGCCAAACGGGCGGCCGCCCACTTCGTCAATCTGCCCGTGCAGCAGGTTCAGGTCCACTCCAAAGCGGCGCACCACATCCGACAGCAGCGGTTTGTCCGAGTCAGCCCCGGCAAACACCAGACGCAACAGCGTGGCCTGGCTGGCGGGTACACCGCCGAGCAGCGCACGCACGCGGTCCAGCACCACGGCCGGCAGCTCCTGCGGCACCACATCGTCGAGCAGGCTGCGGGTGGTCTCGTGTTGCGGGCGGCTGAACACGTCGAGAGTGTCGCCCTGTTCCACGATACGGCCCGCGTCGATCACGGCGACCTGGTTGGCAATCTGTTTGATGACCTGCATCTGGTGCGTGATCAGCACCACGGTCAGGCCCAGCTCACGCTGCACTTCGCGCAACAGCGCGAGGATGGAGCGTGTGGTTTCCGGGTCCAGCGACGAGGTCGCTTCGTCCGACAACAACACCTTGGGGCGGCTGGCCAGCGCACGGGCAATGCCCACGCGCTGTTTTTGCCCGCCGCTGATCTGCGCTGGGTAACGGTTGCGCAGGGCCGACAGGCCCACCAGGGCCAGCAGCGGCTCCACACGCGCGACGATCTCGGCGCGGCGCAGGCCTTCGAGTTCCAGCGGCAGCGCCACGTTGTCAAACACCGTGCGCGAGGACAAGAGGTTGAAATGCTGGAACACCATACCGATGTCGCGGCGCGCAGCGCGCAGCGCCGTGGGGTCCAGTGCGGTGAGTTCGCGTCCGTCGACCCGCACCGTGCCGGAGGCCGGGCGGTTCAGCAGGTTGATGGTGCGCACCAGGGAGCTCTTGCCCGCACCACTGCGGCCAATCACACCAAAAATCTGACCGCGCGGCACCGACAGGTCGATGCCGCGCAGCGCCTCCACCGGGCCTTGTGGGCCGGCGTAGGTTTGCACAATGCCTTGAAGTTCAATCACAGGGGATGAGGCTCCGTCTTAGAGCTTGGCAATAGACACTTCGGTGGACTTGACCAGTGCCACCACGTCGGAGCCAACCACCAGTTGCAGGTCGTCCACAGAGCGTGTGGTGATGACGGATGTGACGATGCCCCATGGGGTTTCCACATCGACTTCGGAGACCACGTCACCGCGGATGATTTCGCGTACTTTTCCCTTGAATTGGTTGCGTACGTTGATGGCTTGAATGGACATGATTTCTCCTTGAAAGGTCCGTTGAAAAATAGAACTTTGTTGAACCGCTATTTCCGTTCGGGCTGAGCCTGTCGAAGCCTTGTGCAAGTCCCTGATGGGCAGGGGCTGCGTTTCGACAGGCTCAACGCGAACGGATGTATTCGGCATGGTTTAAATAGCCCAGCGCAGCGCGTGGCCTGCGACAGCGGGCCAATGGGTGTCGTTGGCAGGTTCTTCGGCGGCAGGGCGTTGCAGCACGCGGTCCAGGATGCGTTTCTCGATGGCGGCAAACGCGGCATCACCGCGTGCCCGGGGGCGCGGCAGGCGGATGCGTTCGTCCAGCGCAATCTTGCCGTCTTCGATCAGCACCACGCGGTCGGCCAGCGCCACGGCTTCCTGCACGTCGTGGGTCACCAAGAGTGCGGTGAAACCTTTGTGCAGCCAGAGGTCTTCAATGAGGGCGTGCATCTCGATGCGGGTCAGCGCATCCAGCGCGCCCAGCGGTTCGTCCAGCAGCAGCAAATGCGGGTTGTGCACCAGCGCACGCGCCAGTGCCACACGCTGGCGCTGTCCGCCCGACAGGCGTGCGGGCCACTCGTCCAGGCGTTCACCCAGACCCACCTGGCCCAGCACCTTGGCCGCGGCGGCGCGGGCGTTGGTCTGCAGGCCCAGTGCCACGTTTTCGACCACGCGTTTCCACGGCAGCAGGCGCGCTTCCTGGAACATGATGCGGGTGTCATCGCGCAGCCCGTCCAGCGTTTCACCGTCGATCTGCAGCGTGCCGGCCGTGGCGGTTTCCAGCCCGGCCACCAGGCGCAAGAGCGTGCTCTTGCCGCAGCCGCTGCGCCCCACGATGGCGACAAACTCGCCCGGCTCGATGTGCAGCTGCGTGTTGTGCAGCACGGTGCGCGCACCGTAGCGTTTGGTCAGACCCTGCACTTGCAGGCTCACGCCTTGTGCGGTGGAGGTGGGTGTTTTAGTGGTCAAAAGTGGCTCCTGCCCTTGTGGGGTGTGCGCAAACAGCTATGAATTTGGTAGCAAAAATGGTGTGTCGCTCAGAGCGCCTTCTGGTAACCGGGGTGCCAGCGCAGCCAGTACTGCTCCAGAGCGCGGGCAAACAGGTCGGCCAGCTTGCCCAGTAGCGCGTACAGCAGGATGCCCACCAGCACGATGTCGGTTTGCAGGAACTCGCGGGCGTTCATGGTCATGTAACCAATGCCGGACTGCGCCGAGATGGTTTCCGCCACGATCAGGATCACCCACATCAGCCCCAGCGAAAACCGCAGGCCCACCAGGATGCTGGACAGCGCGCCCGGCAAAATGATCTGGCGGTACAACTGCCAGCGCGACAGGCCATAGGTGCGGCCCATCTCGATGAGCTGCGGGTCCACATTGCGGATGCCGTGGAAGGTGTTGAGGTAGATCGGGAAGAACACCGACACCGCGATCAGGAACAGCTTGGCCGACTCGTCAATGCCAAACCACAAAATCACCAACGGGATCATCGCCAGCGCGGGCACGTTGCGCACCATCTGGATGGTGGAGTCCAGCAGCGTTTCAAACACCCGCACCGAACCGGTCAGCAGACCGAGCAACAAACCCAGCCCGCCACCAATGGCTAGGCCCGTAAGTGCGCGCCCGGCGCTCACCTTCACATGGGTCCACAACTCGCCGGATTCGGCCAGTGTCCACGCCGCAGTGGCCACGTCCAGCGGCGCGGGCAACACGCGGCTGGAGAGCCAGCCGCGCGAGGCGGAGAGTTGCCACAGCGCAATCAGCGCCAGCGGCACCAGCC belongs to Rhodoferax saidenbachensis and includes:
- a CDS encoding methionine ABC transporter permease; amino-acid sequence: MFETFSQALLEMFVQSFWETLVMVGISGTLGAAIGVPLGVYLRLTDTGGVLQNHAANRVVGVVINAVRSTPFIILLVAVIPFTRFITGSSIGTAAAVVPLTLAAGPFVARLVETALREVDNGLVEAAQAMGATTSQIVGKVLLPEALPGIVAALTVTFVSLTGYSAMAGAIGGGGLGDLGIRYGYQRFLPEVMAAVVLLLIVFVQAVQSAGDRLVRHLSHR
- a CDS encoding methionine ABC transporter ATP-binding protein; the protein is MIELQGIVQTYAGPQGPVEALRGIDLSVPRGQIFGVIGRSGAGKSSLVRTINLLNRPASGTVRVDGRELTALDPTALRAARRDIGMVFQHFNLLSSRTVFDNVALPLELEGLRRAEIVARVEPLLALVGLSALRNRYPAQISGGQKQRVGIARALASRPKVLLSDEATSSLDPETTRSILALLREVQRELGLTVVLITHQMQVIKQIANQVAVIDAGRIVEQGDTLDVFSRPQHETTRSLLDDVVPQELPAVVLDRVRALLGGVPASQATLLRLVFAGADSDKPLLSDVVRRFGVDLNLLHGQIDEVGGRPFGTLAVLARGAQDQLASTVAHLRQAGVLVQEVSHV
- a CDS encoding TOBE domain-containing protein — encoded protein: MSIQAINVRNQFKGKVREIIRGDVVSEVDVETPWGIVTSVITTRSVDDLQLVVGSDVVALVKSTEVSIAKL
- a CDS encoding ATP-binding cassette domain-containing protein, with the translated sequence MTTKTPTSTAQGVSLQVQGLTKRYGARTVLHNTQLHIEPGEFVAIVGRSGCGKSTLLRLVAGLETATAGTLQIDGETLDGLRDDTRIMFQEARLLPWKRVVENVALGLQTNARAAAAKVLGQVGLGERLDEWPARLSGGQRQRVALARALVHNPHLLLLDEPLGALDALTRIEMHALIEDLWLHKGFTALLVTHDVQEAVALADRVVLIEDGKIALDERIRLPRPRARGDAAFAAIEKRILDRVLQRPAAEEPANDTHWPAVAGHALRWAI
- the ssuC gene encoding aliphatic sulfonate ABC transporter permease SsuC, with translation MTRTPHEASPTPQLDVIETPGYGFLPLFPLFSLPAEPIQRFLRAVGQRLLPWLVPLALIALWQLSASRGWLSSRVLPAPLDVATAAWTLAESGELWTHVKVSAGRALTGLAIGGGLGLLLGLLTGSVRVFETLLDSTIQMVRNVPALAMIPLVILWFGIDESAKLFLIAVSVFFPIYLNTFHGIRNVDPQLIEMGRTYGLSRWQLYRQIILPGALSSILVGLRFSLGLMWVILIVAETISAQSGIGYMTMNAREFLQTDIVLVGILLYALLGKLADLFARALEQYWLRWHPGYQKAL